From the Chloroflexota bacterium genome, one window contains:
- a CDS encoding Rieske (2Fe-2S) protein, translating into MTQSVAHRSNTPVTRRGFIQLLLGFSVTATVIGMLTPVVAYLLPQGAKQGVGGPVEVGKPEEFASNTGKIVSVNDKPVIVVNSKAGGIKAFSAICTHLGCIVSWDARKNSIACPCHDGFFNAVTGAVISGPPPKPLAQYELVVKDGKVFVGKQIG; encoded by the coding sequence ATGACGCAATCGGTCGCACATAGGTCGAACACACCGGTAACTCGGCGTGGATTTATCCAACTCCTGCTGGGTTTTTCGGTGACCGCGACGGTGATTGGAATGTTGACGCCGGTCGTCGCGTATCTATTGCCCCAAGGGGCGAAGCAAGGTGTGGGAGGACCGGTCGAAGTCGGCAAGCCCGAAGAGTTTGCGTCCAACACCGGCAAGATCGTCTCGGTCAATGACAAACCGGTGATTGTGGTGAACAGCAAAGCCGGCGGGATAAAAGCGTTCTCCGCGATTTGCACACACCTGGGTTGTATCGTTTCGTGGGATGCGCGCAAGAATAGTATCGCCTGTCCGTGTCATGACGGATTCTTCAATGCGGTTACCGGCGCGGTCATCTCAGGACCTCCGCCTAAACCATTAGCGCAGTACGAATTAGTTGTGAAGGACGGCAAGGTGTTCGTCGGTAAACAGATCGGATAA
- a CDS encoding ammonia-forming cytochrome c nitrite reductase subunit c552, with protein sequence MKQLWKLGAFLFILVLLIVLLPSTPTRAQVGTPPPIPHSLEGRNDCAICHATGVGGAPKFPADHTGRTNEMCQVCHKPGTARPPTTPPSGTPGAQPVTKPAAGTPPKIPHPLQNRDNCLACHQTGIGGSPKVPADHAGRIVETCKGCHQSATSKADVPVVVPTPVIHTSPVAKTQDACVTCHTTQAGKSTQVVNDWKSSIHGERNVTCADCHGGDATKADKAAAHSFNAGYIGIPKIVDIPALCASCHARVETMRQYDVPTDQWSKYQQSVHGQKLAQGDVKVATCATCHESHATKKSDDPTAKVYTLNVPALCASCHSNTEYMKGYNIPTNQYSLYIASVHGQALLNKQDLRSPTCATCHSTHGAAPPGFDEVANVCGSCHTATQQYYLQSVHANDKPGTPKCVTCHGRYDVMTPTDDMFIGNSTRQCGSCHPDGSPQAAAVKNLHDNITASAKALDDAEIALKRAAAAALITSPEEAKIAEAKTALITARAVQHTLNASLVKEKTDLAVAKANEVIANSEKASRDQGLRGQVMGVGLVIMAMAILSLYVIRRELYKQLPPE encoded by the coding sequence ATGAAACAGTTGTGGAAACTCGGCGCATTCCTATTCATACTCGTCTTGCTCATCGTGTTATTGCCCAGCACGCCGACGCGCGCCCAAGTCGGCACTCCACCGCCGATTCCGCATTCGCTGGAAGGGCGCAATGACTGCGCCATCTGTCACGCGACCGGCGTCGGTGGCGCGCCCAAGTTCCCCGCCGATCACACGGGACGCACGAATGAGATGTGTCAAGTGTGTCACAAACCTGGGACGGCGCGTCCGCCAACGACGCCTCCCAGCGGAACGCCCGGCGCGCAACCAGTTACCAAGCCCGCCGCCGGCACGCCGCCTAAAATTCCACATCCGCTTCAGAATCGCGATAACTGTCTCGCATGTCACCAGACCGGGATCGGCGGCTCGCCCAAAGTGCCAGCGGATCATGCTGGGCGTATCGTGGAGACGTGCAAAGGTTGTCATCAATCTGCTACTTCGAAAGCAGACGTGCCGGTCGTCGTGCCCACGCCGGTGATTCACACATCGCCGGTCGCCAAGACCCAGGATGCGTGTGTGACGTGCCACACCACGCAAGCCGGCAAGTCAACCCAGGTCGTGAACGACTGGAAGTCGAGCATTCACGGAGAACGCAACGTGACTTGCGCGGATTGTCACGGCGGCGATGCGACGAAAGCCGACAAAGCCGCGGCGCATTCGTTCAACGCGGGTTACATCGGCATCCCCAAGATTGTAGATATCCCAGCACTATGTGCGAGTTGCCACGCGCGCGTCGAAACGATGCGTCAGTACGATGTGCCGACCGATCAATGGTCCAAGTATCAGCAAAGCGTGCATGGGCAGAAACTCGCGCAAGGCGATGTCAAGGTGGCAACGTGCGCGACGTGCCACGAATCGCACGCGACCAAAAAATCGGACGATCCGACGGCTAAAGTGTACACGCTGAATGTGCCCGCGTTGTGCGCCTCGTGCCATTCGAACACCGAGTACATGAAGGGCTATAACATTCCGACGAATCAATACTCGTTGTACATTGCAAGTGTGCATGGTCAAGCATTGTTGAACAAACAAGACTTGCGTTCCCCAACGTGCGCGACGTGCCACAGCACGCATGGCGCGGCGCCGCCTGGTTTCGACGAGGTTGCGAATGTGTGCGGCAGTTGTCACACGGCAACCCAACAGTATTACTTGCAGAGTGTCCATGCCAATGACAAACCTGGGACACCCAAGTGCGTCACCTGTCACGGTCGTTACGATGTGATGACGCCGACGGATGATATGTTCATCGGTAACTCGACGCGCCAGTGCGGTAGTTGCCACCCCGATGGATCGCCCCAAGCCGCTGCGGTCAAGAATCTGCATGACAATATCACCGCGAGCGCCAAGGCGTTGGACGATGCGGAGATCGCGCTCAAGCGCGCCGCCGCCGCGGCGTTAATCACCTCGCCCGAAGAAGCCAAGATTGCAGAAGCCAAGACTGCGTTGATTACCGCGCGCGCGGTGCAACACACGCTCAACGCTTCGCTGGTGAAAGAAAAAACCGATCTCGCCGTCGCGAAAGCCAACGAAGTGATTGCCAATTCCGAAAAGGCATCGCGCGATCAAGGACTCAGGGGTCAAGTGATGGGAGTGGGTTTGGTGATTATGGCGATGGCGATCCTGTCGCTGTACGTCATTCGCCGCGAGTTGTACAAACAGTTGCCGCCGGAATAG